A part of Prolixibacteraceae bacterium genomic DNA contains:
- the clpB gene encoding ATP-dependent chaperone ClpB encodes MNTNQFTIKAQEAISYGLNVANSKGNAALEAGHLLKGILTSAENITNYIFKKIDVSGQQVATLLDKIIESYPIVSGGEVRASNTTNSILVEAQSQAQKMGDQFVSVEHLLVALVRIKSDVSTLLKDVGVKEKELIMAIKELRKGKSVDSQTSEDQFNSLQRFAINLNQQALSGKLDPVIGRDEEIRRILQILSRRTKNNPILLGEPGTGKTAIAEGLAHRIVRGDVPENLKSKQIFSLDMGALVAGAKYKGEFEERLKSVVNEVIQAEGEVILFIDEIHTLVGAGKGEGAMDAANILKPALARGELRSIGATTLDEYQKYFEKDKALERRFQTVMVNEPDTQSAISILRGIKEKYETHHKVRIKDEAVIAAVELSNRYITDRFLPDKAIDLMDEAASKLRLEINSVPEEIDEMERKVMQLEIEKEAIKRENNEEKLQELERLIADLQEQLNSQKAKWKSEKQTIDEIQECKLELDSLKNQADIAERQSNYELVAEIRYGKIKETEERLRELETIVHENQEESPMIKEEVDAEDIADVVAKWTGIPVTRMLKSDKEKLLHLEDALHERVVGQEEAIIAVSDAIRRSRAGLQDDKKPIGSFIFLGSTGVGKTELAKALADFLFDDENMMTRIDMSEYQEKFSVTRLIGSPPGYVGYDEGGQLTEAVRRKPYSVVLFDEIEKAHPDVFNTLLQVLDDGRLTDNKGRVVNFKNTIIIMTSNIGSDIVQENFAKVSEEQISGVIETTKKELLDRLKQSVRPEFLNRIDDVIMFTPLFKKDIVEIVRLQLSILQDRLMANRVELNATDEAVAYLAEAGFDLQMGARPIKREIQRSVLNPLSKAILEDRVTANEKILLDVEDNKLVFKN; translated from the coding sequence ATGAACACAAATCAATTTACAATCAAGGCACAAGAGGCAATATCATATGGTCTTAATGTTGCTAATAGTAAAGGGAATGCAGCACTAGAGGCTGGACATTTATTAAAAGGTATACTTACAAGTGCTGAAAATATCACGAACTACATCTTTAAAAAGATTGATGTTTCGGGACAACAAGTAGCAACTCTTCTAGATAAAATAATAGAGAGTTACCCGATTGTATCAGGAGGAGAAGTAAGGGCCTCTAACACAACAAATTCTATTTTAGTAGAGGCACAGAGCCAAGCACAAAAGATGGGCGATCAATTTGTAAGTGTCGAGCATCTACTGGTAGCTCTGGTCAGGATAAAAAGTGACGTATCCACTCTTCTAAAAGACGTAGGGGTCAAAGAGAAGGAGTTGATTATGGCAATCAAAGAACTTCGTAAAGGAAAAAGTGTAGATAGCCAAACATCAGAAGATCAATTTAACTCATTACAGCGTTTCGCGATTAATTTAAATCAGCAAGCACTTAGCGGTAAACTAGACCCCGTTATTGGTAGGGATGAGGAGATCCGTCGTATTCTACAAATTCTAAGTCGACGTACAAAGAACAATCCGATTCTGCTAGGGGAACCAGGAACAGGTAAAACAGCAATTGCCGAAGGACTAGCACACCGAATCGTAAGAGGTGATGTACCTGAGAATCTAAAATCGAAACAGATATTCAGTTTGGATATGGGTGCATTGGTTGCTGGAGCCAAATACAAAGGAGAATTTGAAGAACGATTAAAGTCTGTAGTCAATGAAGTGATTCAAGCAGAAGGAGAAGTCATACTATTCATTGATGAAATACACACCCTAGTTGGAGCAGGAAAAGGAGAAGGTGCAATGGATGCTGCCAACATATTAAAACCAGCATTAGCAAGAGGTGAATTACGATCTATCGGAGCCACAACATTAGATGAGTACCAAAAGTATTTTGAAAAAGATAAAGCACTAGAGCGACGATTCCAAACAGTGATGGTCAATGAACCCGATACACAAAGTGCCATCTCTATTCTTAGGGGAATCAAAGAGAAGTATGAGACACACCATAAGGTAAGAATTAAAGACGAAGCAGTTATTGCTGCAGTGGAGCTCTCAAACCGGTATATTACCGACCGTTTTCTTCCAGACAAGGCCATTGACTTAATGGATGAGGCAGCCTCTAAATTACGCTTAGAGATCAACTCAGTACCAGAAGAGATTGACGAGATGGAACGTAAGGTAATGCAACTTGAGATTGAAAAGGAAGCAATTAAAAGGGAGAATAACGAAGAGAAACTCCAAGAGCTTGAGAGGCTTATTGCGGATCTTCAGGAACAACTCAACTCACAAAAAGCAAAATGGAAGAGTGAAAAGCAGACCATTGATGAGATCCAAGAGTGCAAACTAGAGTTAGACAGTCTAAAGAATCAAGCAGACATTGCAGAGAGACAATCTAACTACGAACTTGTTGCAGAGATTCGTTACGGTAAGATCAAAGAGACCGAAGAGCGTCTGCGTGAGTTAGAAACAATTGTACATGAGAACCAAGAGGAGTCTCCTATGATTAAAGAGGAGGTGGATGCCGAGGACATTGCAGATGTAGTAGCGAAATGGACTGGTATTCCTGTAACCAGAATGCTCAAGAGTGACAAAGAGAAACTATTACATTTAGAAGATGCCCTACATGAAAGAGTGGTAGGACAAGAGGAGGCGATTATAGCTGTTTCTGATGCAATCAGAAGAAGTAGAGCTGGTCTACAAGATGATAAAAAACCAATAGGCTCATTTATATTCCTAGGATCGACAGGAGTCGGTAAGACAGAATTAGCCAAAGCCCTTGCAGACTTTTTATTTGATGATGAGAATATGATGACACGAATAGATATGTCCGAATATCAAGAGAAATTCTCTGTCACAAGACTCATCGGATCTCCTCCAGGATATGTTGGATATGATGAAGGTGGACAGCTAACTGAGGCAGTAAGAAGAAAGCCCTATTCAGTCGTCCTATTTGATGAAATTGAGAAAGCACACCCTGATGTCTTTAACACCTTGTTACAGGTTCTAGATGACGGAAGGCTTACGGATAACAAAGGTCGAGTAGTCAATTTTAAGAACACGATTATTATCATGACCTCTAATATTGGTTCAGATATCGTCCAAGAGAACTTTGCCAAAGTATCTGAAGAGCAAATTAGTGGTGTTATTGAAACCACGAAGAAAGAGCTGCTTGATAGACTAAAACAAAGTGTACGACCTGAATTTCTAAACAGGATTGATGATGTAATCATGTTTACGCCTCTATTCAAGAAAGATATTGTGGAAATTGTAAGACTACAACTTAGCATCTTACAGGATCGTTTGATGGCAAATAGAGTAGAGCTTAATGCTACGGATGAAGCTGTTGCTTACCTAGCAGAAGCGGGCTTTGATCTACAGATGGGAGCGAGACCTATAAAGAGAGAGATCCAAAGATCCGTACTTAATCCGTTATCAAAAGCGATACTCGAAGATAGAGTAACAGCAAACGAGAAGATCTTGCTCGATGTAGAAGATAACAAACTAGTATTCAAAAATTAA
- a CDS encoding site-specific integrase, translating to MATINLILDTRRIKKDGTYPIKLFIRHKKSMAYISTKYSIPEKYWDHGRIKRNCPGIDNIRRCNNDLSSLLNDADDHMDDLEKRRRLDRMTSKQIATYIKNGGEKELSDIDFTAYIQEYIQTIKNDSTKEKYKSTLSTLKRYLQSEPLYFDDITKPWLNRFKEWRYEHSSASTTNIDLRNIRALYNRAIDVDEIIGQEHYPFRKFEFLEATSRNLRLPKEKIIAIRDFNAKDPNVNMARDFFMLSFYLIGINNSDIYSIDRIDDGRIEYDRHKTNKRYSIKVEPEALGIIERQKGNQRFLIYQERYANFKNLTKAMNKFLKVIGQDDKVNVPNLVMYHARHSWAGIAAKKPIGAGKPMIAQALGHGKKTVTDSYFDYDWELVDDLNRKVLDQLV from the coding sequence ATGGCTACAATTAACCTCATATTAGATACAAGAAGAATAAAAAAAGATGGGACTTATCCTATTAAACTTTTTATTCGACATAAAAAATCTATGGCCTACATCTCTACAAAATATTCTATCCCTGAAAAATATTGGGATCATGGTAGGATTAAACGTAATTGTCCAGGGATCGACAATATAAGAAGGTGTAATAATGATTTGTCTTCTCTTCTGAACGATGCTGACGATCACATGGATGATCTAGAGAAGAGAAGAAGGCTGGATCGAATGACATCAAAACAGATTGCTACCTACATTAAAAATGGAGGAGAAAAAGAGCTATCCGATATTGATTTTACTGCATATATACAGGAGTACATCCAGACAATTAAAAATGACAGTACCAAAGAAAAATATAAGTCTACTCTATCGACACTTAAACGATACTTACAGAGTGAACCTCTCTACTTTGATGATATTACAAAACCATGGTTAAATAGATTCAAAGAATGGCGATATGAACATTCGTCCGCCTCAACAACAAATATTGATCTACGTAATATTAGAGCTCTTTATAATCGTGCTATAGATGTGGATGAGATCATTGGCCAAGAACATTATCCATTTCGAAAGTTTGAATTTTTGGAGGCTACATCAAGAAATTTACGTTTACCTAAAGAGAAGATTATAGCAATTAGAGATTTCAATGCAAAGGATCCGAATGTAAACATGGCCAGAGACTTCTTTATGCTCTCTTTCTATTTGATTGGGATTAATAATTCCGATATCTACAGTATTGATAGGATAGATGATGGACGAATTGAATATGATCGACATAAGACGAATAAAAGATATTCTATCAAGGTAGAACCCGAGGCTTTAGGGATTATTGAAAGACAAAAAGGAAACCAACGTTTTCTAATCTACCAGGAACGATATGCAAATTTTAAGAATCTAACTAAAGCCATGAATAAATTTCTCAAGGTGATTGGTCAAGATGATAAAGTAAATGTTCCAAATTTGGTTATGTACCATGCTAGGCATAGTTGGGCAGGAATTGCAGCAAAGAAACCAATTGGTGCAGGAAAACCAATGATCGCACAAGCTTTAGGTCATGGAAAGAAAACGGTTACAGATAGCTATTTCGATTATGACTGGGAACTTGTGGATGATTTAAATAGGAAAGTATTAGATCAATTAGTGTAA
- a CDS encoding phosphoethanolamine transferase: protein MKIKSSIINYINTFLCVLILNLPNIFYVILCNETTTSTLLKRIVLLVLGLLFTSIPLVLFKPKRVLVWMGLLLPVTLGAILNTIILRSPLNINIILTTINSNLSEAMELIGSSKMFIILALMSVLIYCLCVMKIDRNFIVHKRARFYFILCFILFYTALMFRNYRFTSTLTNNQSERISKAIEFHLFRLNKIFPTNIPLIGIDIIDFVQLSSDYEDAVKTYQFDVDASKSKDVDLVFLLVGESSRYDHWRIHGYHRNTSPNLDTLSNLISFHHCIAPANLTNESVPLMLTMATVENKWEQFRSKTLVSSFKKAGFRTHWYSNQYYGATSIMNRYKNEAEEQFVTHTRIESSSEFDINLVEILEEHKCHLSKGKHFVLLHTMGSHFRYNKRYPSSFNQFKPTIEENMDVLSIQNNRDEMINSYDNTILYTDHIIYQIISILKKLDRSSLLLYVPDHGEALGENNSFFHGNTMPLKQELHVPMFMWYSSHFKQRNQSLLNELESKKREVFQTDRLPLLLWDIAKIHTRFNTIESYRTAFTSSNEQFYVLGDGGKRFEIDQKFDIVEP from the coding sequence ATGAAAATTAAGAGCAGTATTATCAACTACATCAATACTTTCCTTTGTGTTCTAATCTTAAATCTACCGAATATCTTTTATGTTATTCTGTGCAATGAAACGACTACTAGTACACTGTTGAAGAGAATTGTTTTGTTAGTATTAGGTCTCTTATTTACCTCAATACCTCTTGTTCTATTTAAACCTAAAAGAGTCTTGGTCTGGATGGGACTTCTATTGCCAGTTACTTTAGGAGCTATACTTAACACGATTATTCTCCGAAGTCCCTTGAATATCAATATCATTTTAACTACCATAAATTCTAACCTATCGGAAGCGATGGAGTTAATCGGTTCGTCAAAGATGTTTATTATCCTTGCATTAATGTCTGTTTTAATCTACTGTTTATGTGTAATGAAAATAGATCGTAATTTTATTGTACATAAGAGAGCTCGATTTTATTTTATTCTATGCTTTATCTTGTTCTATACTGCACTTATGTTTCGTAATTATCGATTCACAAGTACTTTGACAAATAATCAGAGTGAGAGGATAAGTAAGGCTATTGAATTTCATCTTTTTAGGCTTAATAAGATATTTCCAACCAATATTCCATTAATCGGTATAGATATTATTGATTTCGTTCAACTTTCCTCTGATTATGAGGATGCGGTTAAAACATATCAATTTGATGTGGATGCTAGTAAGTCTAAGGATGTTGATCTTGTCTTTTTACTTGTAGGGGAATCAAGTCGTTATGATCATTGGAGGATTCATGGTTACCATCGAAACACTTCGCCTAATTTAGATACACTTTCAAACTTGATATCTTTCCATCACTGTATTGCTCCTGCAAACCTTACAAATGAGAGTGTTCCCCTTATGCTTACAATGGCTACAGTAGAAAATAAATGGGAACAGTTTAGATCTAAAACATTGGTGAGTTCATTTAAAAAAGCGGGATTTCGGACACATTGGTACTCCAATCAATATTATGGAGCGACAAGTATCATGAATAGATATAAGAATGAAGCAGAAGAACAATTTGTCACCCATACTCGAATTGAGTCAAGCAGTGAGTTCGATATTAATTTGGTGGAAATATTAGAGGAACACAAGTGTCATTTGTCCAAGGGAAAACATTTCGTCTTACTACACACTATGGGTAGTCATTTTCGATATAATAAACGTTATCCTTCTTCCTTTAATCAATTTAAGCCCACGATAGAGGAAAATATGGACGTTCTAAGTATTCAGAATAATAGAGATGAAATGATTAATAGTTACGATAATACAATACTCTATACCGATCATATTATCTATCAAATAATTTCAATACTAAAAAAATTAGATCGTTCATCATTGTTATTATATGTTCCAGACCACGGTGAGGCTCTAGGAGAGAATAATTCATTCTTTCATGGAAATACAATGCCCTTAAAGCAAGAGCTTCATGTGCCAATGTTTATGTGGTATTCCAGCCATTTTAAACAACGTAATCAAAGTCTATTAAATGAACTGGAGAGCAAAAAGAGAGAAGTGTTTCAGACTGACAGATTACCATTGCTCCTATGGGATATAGCAAAGATCCATACTCGTTTTAATACTATCGAATCATATCGTACAGCCTTCACTTCGTCTAACGAACAATTCTATGTTTTAGGAGATGGGGGAAAGAGGTTCGAGATAGACCAGAAGTTTGATATTGTAGAACCGTAA
- a CDS encoding DNA adenine methylase → MKPPITYYGGKQKLVKHLLPLVPEHNLYAEPFFGGGALFWAKEPSNVEVINDCDRELINFYEVMKRDFEALKGMMDASLHSRTSHNDAQVILKNPHLFTSVQRAWSIWVLSSQSFSSMLDGAWGYDVKKASTSTKVHNQKLRFQSVYQERLSRVQIESTDAIRIIKSRDRVDSFFYCDPPYYNSDCGHYDGYTLEDYTLLLETLSNIQGKFILSSYPSPILDNFTKEKGWYQKEFIQRVSVNNCSRKKDKNKREVITANFEII, encoded by the coding sequence ATGAAGCCACCAATTACTTATTACGGAGGAAAACAAAAATTAGTAAAACACTTATTACCATTAGTACCAGAACATAATCTATATGCGGAGCCATTCTTTGGAGGAGGTGCACTATTTTGGGCAAAGGAACCGTCCAATGTTGAGGTAATCAATGATTGTGATAGAGAGCTTATCAACTTCTATGAGGTAATGAAAAGAGATTTTGAAGCTCTAAAAGGAATGATGGATGCCTCTTTACATTCAAGAACATCACATAATGATGCGCAAGTAATCCTTAAAAACCCTCACCTCTTTACATCGGTACAAAGAGCCTGGTCCATTTGGGTATTATCAAGCCAGAGCTTTTCATCTATGTTAGATGGAGCGTGGGGATATGATGTTAAGAAAGCATCAACATCGACCAAAGTGCATAACCAGAAGCTACGGTTTCAATCAGTGTACCAGGAGAGACTTTCAAGAGTACAGATAGAATCGACCGACGCAATTCGAATTATTAAAAGCCGTGATCGTGTAGATTCATTCTTCTATTGTGATCCACCTTACTATAATAGTGACTGTGGACACTACGATGGTTACACATTAGAGGATTACACTTTGTTACTGGAGACTTTATCCAACATTCAAGGGAAGTTTATTTTAAGTAGTTATCCATCCCCGATCCTGGATAACTTCACAAAGGAGAAAGGATGGTATCAAAAAGAGTTTATCCAACGTGTTAGTGTCAATAACTGTTCAAGGAAGAAAGACAAAAACAAAAGAGAGGTAATCACAGCCAATTTCGAGATTATATAA
- a CDS encoding aminoacyl-histidine dipeptidase: MSAEIKNLDPQIIWEHFYDLTQIPRPSKHEDAIQDFMVAFGEKLGLETLKDEVGNVLIRKAATPGMEDRKGVILQGHLDMVPQKNSDTSHDFTKDPIDAFVDGDWVTANGTTLGADNGIGVAAAMAVLSSNDLVHGPVEALFTAEEETGMAGAFGLQPNWIKGDILLNMDSEDEGELYVGCAGGIDASVEFEYDEIVVPSDLVSFRLAVTGLKGGHSGMDIILGLANANKLMVRFLRYATREMDVRLANIDGGSLRNAIPREAFAEIVVPAEQVDALKEKVAEFESIYIAEFCKKEPNLSFKVDTCNTPASLMDEYTQDNLIDAVYSCPNGVIRMSDDMEGLVETSSNLASVKSNKGVVKVNMLIRSSVESAKMELSERIESLFQMADAEVVLSGSYPGWKPNLDSPILKEMQEVYNNKWGKIPEIRAIHAGLECGLLGSQYPNWDMISFGPTIRSPHSPDEKVNIETVAKFWEYLKETLKHIPAK, encoded by the coding sequence ATGAGCGCTGAAATAAAAAACCTTGACCCTCAAATTATTTGGGAGCACTTTTACGATTTAACACAGATACCTAGACCATCTAAGCACGAAGATGCGATCCAAGATTTTATGGTTGCATTTGGAGAAAAGCTAGGGTTAGAAACATTAAAAGATGAAGTTGGGAATGTTTTAATTCGCAAAGCAGCGACTCCAGGTATGGAAGATCGAAAAGGGGTAATCCTTCAAGGTCACCTGGATATGGTGCCTCAAAAAAATAGTGATACATCCCATGATTTTACAAAAGATCCTATTGATGCTTTTGTTGATGGTGATTGGGTTACAGCAAATGGAACAACACTCGGAGCAGATAATGGAATTGGTGTTGCAGCAGCAATGGCTGTTCTTTCATCTAATGATCTAGTACATGGACCTGTCGAGGCATTGTTTACAGCAGAAGAAGAGACAGGAATGGCCGGTGCATTTGGTTTACAACCTAATTGGATCAAAGGAGACATTCTTTTAAATATGGATTCGGAAGACGAAGGTGAATTGTATGTTGGATGTGCAGGAGGTATTGATGCTTCTGTTGAATTTGAATACGATGAGATTGTTGTTCCTTCAGACTTAGTTTCTTTCCGATTGGCTGTAACAGGCTTAAAAGGTGGTCACTCTGGAATGGATATCATTCTTGGTTTAGCAAATGCAAACAAATTGATGGTTCGTTTCCTTCGTTATGCAACTCGTGAAATGGATGTTCGTCTTGCAAATATCGATGGTGGTAGTCTTAGAAATGCGATTCCTCGTGAAGCATTTGCAGAGATTGTAGTTCCTGCAGAACAAGTAGATGCATTAAAAGAGAAGGTTGCTGAATTCGAATCAATCTATATAGCTGAGTTCTGTAAGAAAGAACCAAACTTATCGTTCAAAGTAGATACATGTAACACTCCTGCTTCTTTGATGGATGAATATACACAAGACAACCTTATTGATGCAGTTTATTCATGCCCTAATGGTGTGATTCGCATGAGTGATGATATGGAAGGTTTAGTTGAGACATCATCAAACCTAGCTTCTGTTAAGTCAAATAAAGGTGTCGTTAAAGTTAATATGTTAATTCGTAGCTCTGTTGAGTCTGCTAAGATGGAATTGAGTGAAAGAATTGAAAGTCTTTTCCAGATGGCTGATGCTGAAGTTGTTCTTTCTGGTTCTTATCCAGGATGGAAGCCAAACTTGGACTCTCCAATCTTGAAAGAGATGCAAGAAGTATATAACAATAAATGGGGTAAAATTCCAGAGATCAGAGCTATTCATGCAGGATTAGAGTGTGGTCTGTTAGGTTCACAGTATCCTAATTGGGACATGATCTCATTTGGTCCTACTATTCGTTCTCCTCACTCTCCGGATGAGAAGGTTAATATTGAAACTGTAGCAAAGTTCTGGGAATATCTAAAAGAGACATTGAAGCATATTCCTGCGAAATAA
- a CDS encoding DUF308 domain-containing protein gives MDRNNLKWNINHWYLKLISGLLFFVIGFMIFYKPDVSYMSIVILFSYGFIINGVIECIFASSNRIEGWGWTLTMGIIDILIGIYLAVHPFATAAVLPYMFGFILLLKAGMGWAQAIEDRHIEGSSKTALVILSLLTFVLGVLILYQPAVGSMTLVYTLGCAMFVIGFYQLSLAFNLKKLKS, from the coding sequence ATGGATCGTAACAATTTAAAATGGAATATCAATCATTGGTATCTAAAATTAATATCGGGGCTTTTGTTTTTCGTGATCGGATTTATGATCTTCTATAAACCAGATGTAAGTTACATGTCAATCGTAATTCTATTTAGTTATGGATTTATTATTAATGGTGTAATTGAGTGTATCTTTGCTTCTTCAAACCGAATCGAAGGATGGGGCTGGACACTAACCATGGGTATTATTGATATATTGATAGGTATATATCTAGCAGTACATCCATTTGCAACGGCAGCAGTACTTCCATATATGTTTGGATTTATTCTACTTCTCAAAGCAGGAATGGGTTGGGCCCAAGCAATTGAGGATAGACATATTGAGGGATCATCAAAAACAGCATTAGTAATACTAAGTCTATTGACTTTCGTCTTAGGTGTATTAATCCTGTATCAACCAGCTGTAGGTAGTATGACACTAGTTTACACATTAGGGTGTGCTATGTTTGTTATTGGATTCTATCAATTATCATTAGCCTTTAATTTAAAGAAACTAAAAAGCTAA
- a CDS encoding YncE family protein has translation MQNISLIWFLILLFCFNSCMQDDLLWQKTRMNHNSRSAGLFITNEGNFMYGNASLSYYDMEDKKEQNLVFFETNGFPLGDVAQSMAIRDSLGYIVMNNSGKIYVINTNTFQCVGKITGLTSPRYIHFIDAHKAYVTDLYAKSIAVIDPLGDYETTGVVEGKILGKINVSNEDTEFYQHPTEQMVQYKQFVFTNCWSYDNKILVIDTTTDEVVDEIEVLKQPTSLVMDRFNRIWTITDGGYEGSPYGYEPPGLQCIDAETRKVLKTWRFNLEDWPSEVQLNGTRDVIYFLNKHIYRMPTSLTVEPELFIENPKATTQYGGFYGLTVDPVTGEVYVANALDYQQQGVVYRFEKNGAPVDTFKVGIIPGAFCFKPEQN, from the coding sequence ATGCAGAATATAAGTTTAATATGGTTTTTGATTTTGTTGTTTTGCTTCAATTCGTGTATGCAGGATGACCTCTTGTGGCAAAAAACACGAATGAATCATAACAGCCGTTCTGCCGGACTTTTCATTACAAATGAAGGGAATTTTATGTATGGTAATGCTTCGTTATCGTATTATGATATGGAGGATAAAAAGGAGCAGAATTTAGTGTTCTTTGAAACGAATGGATTTCCATTAGGGGATGTTGCACAATCTATGGCTATTCGAGATTCATTGGGGTATATTGTGATGAATAATAGCGGCAAGATATACGTTATTAATACCAATACATTTCAGTGTGTAGGAAAGATTACAGGACTTACTTCTCCTAGATATATTCACTTTATAGATGCACATAAGGCCTATGTGACAGATTTGTATGCAAAATCTATTGCTGTTATTGATCCATTGGGAGATTATGAGACAACAGGAGTTGTTGAGGGGAAAATATTGGGCAAGATTAATGTTAGTAATGAAGATACTGAGTTTTACCAACATCCAACAGAGCAGATGGTGCAATATAAGCAATTTGTCTTTACTAATTGTTGGAGTTATGATAATAAAATATTGGTGATTGACACGACTACGGATGAAGTAGTGGATGAGATAGAAGTGCTGAAACAGCCTACCTCCTTAGTTATGGATCGATTTAATCGTATCTGGACAATTACTGATGGTGGATATGAGGGATCTCCATATGGATATGAGCCTCCCGGACTTCAGTGTATTGATGCTGAGACAAGAAAAGTTTTGAAAACGTGGCGTTTTAATTTAGAAGATTGGCCCTCTGAAGTACAGTTAAATGGGACAAGAGATGTTATCTATTTTTTAAATAAACATATATATAGGATGCCTACCTCTTTAACTGTGGAGCCTGAATTATTTATTGAGAATCCAAAGGCGACGACCCAATATGGTGGTTTTTATGGGTTAACTGTCGACCCCGTTACTGGTGAGGTATATGTGGCTAATGCATTAGATTATCAGCAGCAGGGAGTAGTGTATCGGTTTGAAAAAAATGGTGCTCCTGTAGATACTTTCAAAGTGGGTATTATTCCTGGTGCTTTTTGTTTTAAGCCAGAACAAAATTGA